The following are from one region of the Colius striatus isolate bColStr4 chromosome Z, bColStr4.1.hap1, whole genome shotgun sequence genome:
- the LOC133628896 gene encoding speriolin-like, whose product MEPGPSGHLPGVRPGLFTVFDQLRDMTNLLFNRNQELRRELERQDQQPFQHGYRGAGPSSAPPYVSVPHRAPRSFPSSGESAGSSVAASGLWVPQLPTSTPRPVARPSDWGLTLTEQSWTSGTPSWEPSFSRRESWQPRWQRLLGEIAFQLDRRIVHRVFPNADRYRGFSAATIPEGIMEMVEETERGASRDLSVAAIWNYEFVMRRLWALGYVPEVHLPAIEAFINTYGRLERSYWFPAEPNVAFLRHVVSQEVPPDLRPNAMVLLECLLQLAQEDGQPLFCY is encoded by the exons ATGGAGCCGGGACCCAGCGGGCACTTGCCTGGCGTCAGGCCCGGACTCTTCACGGTCTTTGACCAGCTGAGAGATATGACAAATCTGCTGTTTAATAGGAACCAAGAGCTGAGACGGGAATTGGAGCGGCAGGACCAACAGCCGTTCCAGCACGGCTACCGCGGCGCAggtcccagctcagcacccccttatgtgtctgtgccacacagagccccgcgatccttccccagctcaggtgagagcgcaggcagctctgtagcGGCCTCGGGCCTGTGGGTGCCGCAGCTGCCAACATCCACACCTCGTCCTGTTGCCCGCCCTTCGGACTGGGGGCTGACactgacagagcagagctggaccTCCGGAACCCCCTCTTGGGAGCCAAGCTTCAGCCGGCGAG agagctggcagccgaGATGGCAGCGGCTGCTGGGCGAGATCGCCTTCCAGCTTGACCGCCGAATCGTCCACAGAGTCTTCCCCAACGCGGATCGCTACCGCGGCTTCAGTGCCGCCACCATCCCCGAGGGAATCATGGAG atgGTCGAGGAGACGGAGCGGGGAGCTAGCCGTGATCTGAGTGTGGCCGCAATCTGGAACTATGAGTTTGTGATGAGGCgactgtgggcactgggctaCGTCCCCGAGGTGCACTTGCCCGCAATCGAGGCCTTCATCAACACCTACGGCCGCCTGGAGCGGTCGTACTGGTTCCCGGCCGAGCCAAACGTGGCCTTCCTGCGCCACGTGGTCAGCCAGGAGGTGCCGCCGGATCTGCGGCCCAACGCCATGGTGCTGCtcgagtgcctgctgcagctggcacaggaagaTGGGCAGCCCCTCTTCTGCTACTGA